Within Vicia villosa cultivar HV-30 ecotype Madison, WI linkage group LG1, Vvil1.0, whole genome shotgun sequence, the genomic segment TTGTTGACAACCTTCATAATCAGAAACCAAAGGTGAGTTAATCAAAGACCTCATATCCCCCCAACTAGTGCTTTCTGTTGAATTCAAGTTCGCTGATCCATTATCTTTTTCTTGCTGGTTCACATAGGACAACCCTGCACAGGTTATGTTATTCATTGTGGATGGATAATATAGTTGATCTTCTGGGAAGTATATGTTACTATTCACTGCCTGCAGTTGATGATGATTACCATACAACTCAACTTCCTTAAGCTTATTATTATAGTCTTGGATAGAACAAGTATTTTCTCTCTTGATTTGAGATTGTTGCTCATTCCTTTGATTTGTTAAAAGTTTCTTCTTCAACCTTGTGTTCCAATGGTTTTTTATATCATTATCTGTTCGTCCTGGTAACTGCGCTGCTATAACTGACCACCTGCATATATAACATCATATTATTTTGGTTGTCCGTTTGTCTTTCTATTTCTGTATAatctttattatatataatttaaaaatcagaagaaaaaaatataataattacctGCTTCCAATATTGACATAGAGGCTGCAAATAAtgttatcttcttcttctgagaATCTTCCATGTCTAAGATTTGGACGAAGATAATTTAGCCATCGAAGACGACAACTTTTTCCACATCTTTTGAGGCCTATTACAAAAGAGAGATTAATTAGTGCTTCAGCAACATATATATAAAGAGTGTTAGAATATAATAACAATACCTATTTTCTTGGGAAGAGCTATCCAATTGCCAGCAGTGCCATGTTGTTGGATATAAGCTTTGAGTTTAGAGTCTTCTTCTGGCGACCATGGACCTTTTTTAACATTGGCTTTGTCACAGCAAGGTGCTCTTCCCATGTTTCCTTAGTATGAGTTTCAAGTAAACGCTATGTTTATTAGAAATTGATGACATGATTATATATATAAAGAAGGAAAGGAGAGAAGGATATGTGAACAAATAGAGTAAGATAGACAATTGACCGGAGAAAGATGGGGGAAAAACAAAATGAATTTCATCTttcctttatattttattttttgtctttAACTTTTCattagtcaaataaataatatttttaagtattacATGCATTTCATTGTCAATGAATAGCATTAAAGTTAATAATCAATATCtaatttttagtttttaactACAACCACTTCATAGTCCGAAGGGGAGTATTACCTAATAGCCAAATAGGCGGT encodes:
- the LOC131606997 gene encoding transcription factor RAX3-like, with the protein product MGRAPCCDKANVKKGPWSPEEDSKLKAYIQQHGTAGNWIALPKKIGLKRCGKSCRLRWLNYLRPNLRHGRFSEEEDNIICSLYVNIGSRWSVIAAQLPGRTDNDIKNHWNTRLKKKLLTNQRNEQQSQIKRENTCSIQDYNNKLKEVELYGNHHQLQAVNSNIYFPEDQLYYPSTMNNITCAGLSYVNQQEKDNGSANLNSTESTSWGDMRSLINSPLVSDYEGCQQDVVSFDESMFYGMIQTQ